One Nitrospirota bacterium genomic window, CTTCTTAAGTCATACTGGGGCAAGGGTCATCCCCTGAGCGGAGGGCTTCCGAGTGGGCATTCGGCTGTTGCCTTTTCGGTCTGGGTCTCGGTTACTTATATGACAGAGAGTTTTATAGTGTCGCTTTTATGTTTTATTCTTGCAGTGGCAATTGCTCAAAGCAGAGTAGCCACAAGGGTGCACAGTGCATGGGAGGTTGTTCTGGGAGGACTGCTCGGAGCAACACTCACCTTTGTGCTTTTCAAGGTCCTTACATGAAAGACTATATCGAGAAGTTTCTAAAATACCTTATCAATGAAAAGGGTGCATCCAGCCACACCATCAGGGCATATAAAGGAGACCTCGAGATATTCTTTGGGGAGACGGGTGGTCGCACCACCCTTCAGGATGTAAGGGGTTTTATAGCCTCCGAGATAAACAAGGGTCATAAGAAAAGCACAGCAGGCAGAAGGCTTGCCTCATTGAAGTCTTTTCTAAAGTTTCTCGTAAGAGAGGGGGTTTTAAAGACAAGCCCTGCAAGGTTAGTGTCATCACCGAGACAGCCAAAACATCTTCCTCGGTTCCTTTCGGTAGATGAGGTATTTGCGCTTATGGAACTGCCTGAGAGCATAGGGTTTCTCGTCCAAAGGGACAGGGCTATACTTGAGCTGATTTATTCAAGCGGTCTCAGGGTCAGCGAACTTGTAGGTCTTAACACAGAAGATGTGGATATAAAGGAGTGTCTTGTCAGGGTAAAAGGGAAGGGCAAGAAGGAAAGGATTGTGCCTATAGGTAGGAAGGCCATCTCTGCGCTAAAGTCCTATATAGTGGAAAGACTCATCCTTAAAAAACCCGAAGAAGCGTTTTTCCTAAACAGAAATGGCACAAGGCTTACGGACAGAGGAGTAAGTCGCATAGTGGCAAAATATGCAAGGGCAGTTTCCATAAGAGGAAAGGTGAGCCCCCACACCCTGAGACATACATTTGCAACGCATCTTCTTCAAAGCGGTGCTGACCTCAGGGTCATACAGGAGCTCCTTGGCCATTCATCCCTTTCAACCACTCAGAAATACACCCATCTCGATGTAACCCATCTAATGGATGTTTATGATAAATCGCATCCTTTTGGCAATGAAGCTAAGGATAAAAAGGCAGGATAGGTTATTTATCTTACTACTGCCTTAAGAAGAAGTATTACCTTAGGCATTTGTGGGTCGTTGCTTAGCACCTCAACTGTCTTTTGTATCATGCCCCTGAAACCTGTGGTGTTAACCACTACAATGAGTGTGCCTTTTTCATTAGGCTTAAGATGGGTTGAACTAACCATCGCTGCCGAGCAACCTCAGGATGGCACCAATCCCTCTATAATGAGGTCTTCTGTGCCTAAGTTTAAAAGCTCAAATGTATGCTCTAACTGCTCGCCCTGTTTTACCTCCCCGAAATCATGCGACTCTGTGTCAAACTTTATGGAAGGCTGGGCATAAACCGCCACAGGTATAAGAATCGTCAGTATAAAGGAAATTGCCCTCATATAAAATTATACCCTATTATGGTATTTATTTGCTAAAATATCAATAGTGGGGAGGAAATTCTTAGGTAAGATCTTAATCGCTATCGTAGTTATCATCCAGATAGGGTTGGTATCGGTGTTTTTGTTTCATGAGGTATTCGATCTCACAAGCAGTAATAGTGCGATTTATGTTCTTAGAAGCAAAACAGGCGGGATTGAGATAAAAACCGACATCGTATTCGACGAAGCAAGCCGGATTATCTTCATGCTCGATGCCACCAATGTTTTCAACCTATTCATGAAGACCGTCGCAGTTGCAAGGGATAAGCCTGTGCTTGAGCTGACATGGAACAAAAAAGAAGGTGTTGGCGCTGTAAAGGAATTCAGAGAGGATGGAACAATGCTTTCATTTTCTTTTTCGAGATTTAGGGAAGGCGAAGGCATTCCACATGGATTATTCTTAGGAGGAGAACTGCCTTATGCAGATACCATAGAGCGGTCTTCGAGCGGTTTTGGCTATTATGACGGCGAGAAATGGTTTCATATATGGTGTTCGGCAAATGAGGGCTTTTCCCTATCAGGCTCGAAAGAGGTGGTAGTGCCCCATCAGTGGAAATATTTAGGCAGTAGGGTTATCAAAGAGACTACGGATAAGGCTATCATCGAAAGCTTGCACGAGAAGACACTTAACGGGAATAAGATACTAATGAAGAGACTTGCCTCTTTCAGGGCAGGAGACGATTATTTCACGCTTAAGGTGAGGATAACCAATGCAAGCAAAAACATTATCCTTTATGGGTATGCATATGGAGATGAGCCATGGATTGGTAATTTCAGCTCATCCGAAGGAGATGTAGGCTGGTATAAGGGAGGGCTCATCAAACATGAAATGTATCTGTCCCCGCTCGATTATAAATATGCAGGCTGGTGGGATTATGGCAACGATGCGGCTGGCGAAATGCATAATTACACAGGATATGCAAATTTTATAGAGTGGGTCAGACCTACCCCAACATATGTCTACTTTTCCAATATCATGGATGAGTGCTGTTCAGAATCCCTGCCCCTTAATGCCACATTCAACAGAGTAATCAATATCGTCTGGCTTCATCAGATGTTACTTCCAGGTGAAAGCAGAGACCATGTCCTTGCAATCGGAATGGCGCATATCGACCCGCTTATAAATCTTCCACGAAAGCCCGAGGTCAGGCTCGATTAGGCTTATTTTGATATAGCAGATTTCATAAAACCTGCTATAGCCAATAAATGAAAATCATTGTAATAGATGGGCATCTATGATATAAATATTTAAACTTGAGGAGGTTTTTTATGAAAACAGAAGAGCTAAAGCCCGGAATATTCTGGGTTGGAGCTATTGACTGGGCAATAAGGGATTTCCATGGCTATGTCACTCCAAGAGGCTCAACCTATAACAACTACCTTGTTCTTGACAAGGATATAACGCTTCTCGATGCCGTCAAATACGACTTCGTAGATGTAAGCATCAGCCACATAAAAAGCCTTGTAGAGCCATCAAAAATCAAAAATCTTATCGTAAACCACATAGAGCCTGACCATTCAGGAGGTCTTGGCGAGATAATGAAGCTCGCCAGAGAGGCAACCATC contains:
- a CDS encoding tyrosine recombinase XerC codes for the protein MKDYIEKFLKYLINEKGASSHTIRAYKGDLEIFFGETGGRTTLQDVRGFIASEINKGHKKSTAGRRLASLKSFLKFLVREGVLKTSPARLVSSPRQPKHLPRFLSVDEVFALMELPESIGFLVQRDRAILELIYSSGLRVSELVGLNTEDVDIKECLVRVKGKGKKERIVPIGRKAISALKSYIVERLILKKPEEAFFLNRNGTRLTDRGVSRIVAKYARAVSIRGKVSPHTLRHTFATHLLQSGADLRVIQELLGHSSLSTTQKYTHLDVTHLMDVYDKSHPFGNEAKDKKAG
- a CDS encoding DUF1573 domain-containing protein, with the translated sequence MRAISFILTILIPVAVYAQPSIKFDTESHDFGEVKQGEQLEHTFELLNLGTEDLIIEGLVPS